DNA from Acidobacteriota bacterium:
GGAAGTGCAGCCGAGATCGAGGACGCGGCGGCCCTGCGCCTTATCCCAGCCATTGAGAAACTCCCGCAGACCATTGCTATGGCGCAGCGCACCCTGGACCGCAGCCGTGTGGGCCGCCACCTGAGAGGGCGCCGGGGGCCGAGGCGTGACGAAACCGACGGCATCAAACTGAAAGAGGCTGCGGACTTTTTCCAGCATGTTTCAAACGCGTCGATCTAAAAGGCGCCCTTGCTGTGGGCCGCCGCTGGGGGCAGCCGTGGCCGCCGCAGAAATCGGAGCCGAGTAAGCGGGCTCTTCGGCCGCTGGCGCCGGAGCCAAGGTGGTGGCGCTGCCGCCCACGCAAATATCAACCCGGCCTTGAATAAAGGCGCCATCCTGGATCGAGATGCGGGCCATGGCCATATCGCCCAGCACCGAACCGCTGCGGCCCACTTCGATGCGATCCTGCGCCTTGGCGTTCCCCTTGACCTTGCCGTGCACGACTAGTTCTCGCGCCAGCACATCGGCATTGACAGTGCCATTGGGGCCGATGGTCACAATTTGGTTGGGTAACTGAATCGTTCCCTCCACCTCTCCATCTATGTAGATGTCTTCCGTGCCGGTGATGTCGCCTTTGAAGTGAAACGACTTACCAAGATGGGAGCTTTCCGGACGAGTTGGATTACTGGTTTCCACAGTGGTCTCCTAGTGCTGGGCGGTTGAGGCAGAGCGCCTTGCCGCCCCCTATTCTACTCAAGCTGCAGCGGATGCGCTAGCGTGGTGGTATTTCGTCATGCCCCGGAACTGACCACCGCAGGACGCCTGTGGGAGGAATGCCGTAGGGCGGCCGGCGCGGGGTCAGGATTTGACTTATTGCTAGCGGCAGCCCGGCTGGAGTGCGGCTGCGCCGATCTCCGGGGGGCAAGCAGCACTCCGGCCTTGCTGCAGCTCTCGCTGCAGGCCGCCCGATTCTATCTGCGATTGGCGCCAAAGCCGGAGCCGGCCGCTTGGGAAGAGGCGGTGAACAGCCTGCCGCCCCGGTCGACCGTGGTACGTCTGGCGACACTGGAGGGTCTCCGCTTCTATGCGCTCGATCCGGCCAGTTACACCATCGCGGCATGGCAGTGGCTGAGCGAGCAAACGGCGGGGGCCAGCGCCTGGGTGGTGGGATTGCGCTCCATGGGTAGCGTGCTGGCGCCGGTCGTGGCGGCGGCGCTGGCCGATCGAGGCTGCTCGATCCGGCTTTTGACACTGCGGCCGGTGGGCGCGCCCGAGCAGCGGCAGATACGGCTGGAGCCGGTTATGCAGCAACAATTCGCGCGCTGGCCGGGTACGTTTCTGATTGTGGACGAAGGTCCGGGCCTGAGCGGTTCGAGCTTTGGGGGAACCGTGGCTGCGCTGCGACGGCTGGGGATTCCGCAAGCACGGATCGTGTTGTTGCCCTCATGGTCGCCCACACCGGAGGCGCTGGGCAATGCATACGCGGCGCAGCACTGGGAACGTTGGCGCGCCTATCCGGCGCCCGCGCTGCCCGCGCCCGGACCGGATGCGGTGGATCTCAGCGGTGGACTTTGGCGGCAACGGATGGGAATCCATCGCAGCGTTCCGGTTTGGCCCACGCACGAACGGAGGAAGCTTTTGTGCGGGCGAGGGCGGATTCTGGTCAAATTTGGCGGATTGGGCCGTTACGGCTGCGCCACCCAGGTGCGGGCGCAGGAGCTGGCGCGGGCAGGCTG
Protein-coding regions in this window:
- a CDS encoding polymer-forming cytoskeletal protein, with the translated sequence METSNPTRPESSHLGKSFHFKGDITGTEDIYIDGEVEGTIQLPNQIVTIGPNGTVNADVLARELVVHGKVKGNAKAQDRIEVGRSGSVLGDMAMARISIQDGAFIQGRVDICVGGSATTLAPAPAAEEPAYSAPISAAATAAPSGGPQQGRLLDRRV